The genomic stretch TGCGGCAGGTGTCGTCCTATTTTCATTATTATTTGTAGCTGCATTTTCATATTGTTAATGGGGCTTTAACCAAAAACGGACGACAGGGATGATAGCGAAATGACAAACATTATTCGATTTCCAGAAAAAATTGAACAGAATAGGGTAGGAGACTTATCTGTTCAAAAATCAAGACAGCGGGGTAGGGTAGGGGCCTTCGTTCACTTTATTTTAACTTTTATTCAAACTGTATTAATTCTATTTTGGCCCTTTATCCGCTGGTTTGTGTACTTAGACTTGCTGTTGTACTTTTTAAAAATGATACTGCATACCAATACCCATGCTAGTTTCCATTTTATGCTCCATTGTTTTGTTGTGGGATCAGGGGTGTTATTCGTTTTCTGTTATTCAGCTAGGTCTCATCATAAATTTGAACATAGGCGCTGAAATATAGGGCGCATGTAATGCTTAGATAATATTTTAATGCTGTAATTTTTAGCAATTTTGGTAATTGGGATATTAATTATAAGACTATTTCAGAATTATATAGGCCTGATGATTTAAAAGTTTCCTGGGAGCTGATTAATTCACTGATTAGAGAGGGGCACAGGATGATGGATCGTGCACAGAACAGGCAAAAAGCAGCGCGTTATCATGTTAAAAGAAATTACTTTGATATTGGGTGATATTCTTGAGCCGCATAAAAATGACAGTCGCTATTTATCAGCAGTTTTTGCAAAAAATGGCAGGACAAACTCGATAGCAAAATTCCTAGTTGCCCAAGTTAGGGCTATAACCAGCAAGTTAAAAGGAGAAATTACTGTGAGTTCAGAAACTATGAGTGTATTAATGTTTATTATGTTGGGAATAATGCTTATATTGAAGATTTTTGCTCTACGTTCTGGGGCACAAACTATCAATCATTATATTGATTGCATGTTTACATACTTTTTTACTAAGAAAATGCTTGAAAAGAAAGCCATTGCACATGGATTTCTTGTTTTTTATGAAAAAGAACTAGAGCATATTACACCCAATCAAAATCTGATAACCCAATGGCAATGTCATTATGCTTTCCGGGTTGCACAATATAAGCACAGTAAAATAGGCAAGGGTCTAAAGTAAAAATTATCTAAAACAGTGTAATTCTTTGAATTAATGAAGTAAAATGCGATCCAATGGCAGGGATTGCGAAGTCATTGAACGAGGATGTTATGAGACGTTATTTATTTTTATCATTAGTTTCACTATCTACAGTTATTTATTCAGAACAATATTCTAATCCATCTCATATTGAGCAATTTAAAAAGACAGGAATTTGCGAAAGTTGCGATCTCAGTGGTGATTATTTTCATAGTACAGAAAAGAGTGGTGCTATCACTCTCAACAACAGCAAT from Legionella birminghamensis encodes the following:
- the kleE gene encoding KleE stable inheritance protein, whose amino-acid sequence is MTNIIRFPEKIEQNRVGDLSVQKSRQRGRVGAFVHFILTFIQTVLILFWPFIRWFVYLDLLLYFLKMILHTNTHASFHFMLHCFVVGSGVLFVFCYSARSHHKFEHRR